One region of uncultured Sulfurimonas sp. genomic DNA includes:
- a CDS encoding OmpA family protein — translation MKSIVLSSVVMALLVFSGCADKKPAVDEQAKQEKKIVAQEVEAVDTETVSAEDATVGEGGISSSDSNEMTMANLERELSTVYFDFDKFVIRPDMQAKVTNTASLANADASAFTVKLEGNCDEWGSDEYNFALGLKRASTVKKALMAEGVNETRITMVSYGESNPVCTDKTQDCWAQNRRVDFKLLP, via the coding sequence ATGAAAAGTATAGTACTCTCGAGTGTTGTAATGGCACTTTTAGTTTTTAGTGGATGTGCAGATAAAAAACCAGCAGTTGACGAACAAGCAAAACAAGAAAAAAAGATAGTTGCTCAAGAAGTTGAAGCTGTGGATACTGAAACAGTATCTGCTGAAGATGCAACAGTAGGTGAAGGTGGTATATCAAGTTCAGACTCTAATGAAATGACTATGGCAAATTTAGAGAGAGAACTTTCAACTGTATATTTTGACTTCGATAAGTTTGTTATTCGTCCCGATATGCAAGCTAAAGTAACAAATACTGCAAGTTTAGCAAATGCAGATGCAAGTGCTTTTACAGTTAAGCTTGAAGGTAATTGTGATGAATGGGGAAGTGATGAGTATAACTTTGCATTAGGATTAAAAAGAGCTTCTACTGTAAAAAAAGCATTAATGGCTGAAGGTGTAAATGAAACTCGTATAACAATGGTGAGTTATGGTGAGAGTAATCCAGTTTGTACTGATAAAACTCAAGATTGTTGGGCGCAAAACCGTCGCGTTGATTTTAAACTTCTTCCGTAA